Proteins encoded within one genomic window of Mycolicibacterium aubagnense:
- a CDS encoding MspA family porin has product MFAVTAACCMCAPGVAVADPQPMPDRWTQFVTDDGWVVDVNTTNEVIDHIDNLAGASNSWQARVTLRSEARVTGSGGSPIQDAQLESGYFVGCRTDSSPGVEVGVDAGIDPYQQINGQVYGGGFGQGQGGAGGGGGGGGGFAGASAGATLGVQEHLGGHIRVLLKPGGLAQVPMDRISLRSMHAVSNLRDQNIEADGCGGQVKIQSYTTIRVRTDNGNDTQTLYGEPKDL; this is encoded by the coding sequence ATGTTCGCTGTAACTGCCGCATGCTGCATGTGTGCGCCGGGGGTGGCGGTTGCTGATCCGCAGCCGATGCCGGATCGGTGGACGCAGTTCGTCACCGATGACGGTTGGGTGGTGGATGTGAACACCACCAATGAGGTGATCGATCACATCGACAACCTGGCCGGGGCATCCAACTCGTGGCAGGCCCGAGTAACACTGCGGTCAGAGGCCCGGGTCACCGGTTCGGGTGGGTCGCCGATCCAGGATGCCCAGCTTGAGTCCGGGTATTTCGTGGGGTGCCGCACCGACTCCTCGCCCGGTGTCGAGGTCGGTGTGGATGCGGGGATTGATCCGTATCAGCAGATCAACGGCCAGGTGTACGGCGGCGGCTTCGGGCAGGGCCAGGGTGGTGCCGGTGGCGGCGGTGGCGGTGGCGGTGGTTTCGCTGGCGCTTCGGCCGGAGCCACTCTCGGCGTGCAGGAGCATCTGGGTGGGCATATTCGGGTGCTGCTCAAACCTGGTGGGCTGGCGCAGGTTCCGATGGATCGCATCAGTCTGCGCAGCATGCATGCGGTGTCGAACCTGCGGGATCAGAACATCGAGGCCGACGGGTGCGGTGGTCAGGTGAAAATCCAGTCCTACACCACGATCCGGGTGCGAACCGATAACGGCAACGACACCCAAACCCTCTACGGCGAACCGAAAGACCTGTGA
- a CDS encoding DUF5642 family protein yields MGSRSARSSSHFTDGGGRGRWRVLAPRHLVRSRYRPLPRSADRSEAPAGYESRSGQRVINQVTVDSFKTPKPGEVRPASCAKQQTEGILGETVYGVNAYGKGLFYVISAQQLPSGGGPHQDSAVDCSYMSVTFPDGYAITTPADVPQIAGLKVEATHTVSKRGGRVIDNYYYKTWLDGFHAVTLIVNSDPSVTPSSSPIDPALAKEIFTESVALVRGH; encoded by the coding sequence GTGGGGTCGCGGTCTGCTCGCAGCAGCAGTCATTTCACTGACGGCGGCGGCCGTGGTCGGTGGCGTGTACTGGCTCCGCGACACCTCGTCAGATCGCGGTATCGACCCCTCCCGCGTAGTGCAGATCGTTCAGAAGCTCCTGCGGGCTACGAATCCCGCAGCGGTCAGCGAGTTATCAACCAGGTCACTGTCGACTCGTTCAAGACGCCCAAACCCGGCGAGGTCCGCCCGGCCTCATGCGCAAAGCAGCAGACCGAAGGAATTCTGGGCGAGACGGTCTACGGGGTTAACGCCTACGGCAAGGGCCTGTTCTACGTCATATCTGCACAACAGTTGCCTTCTGGCGGGGGCCCCCACCAAGATTCCGCCGTGGACTGTTCCTATATGAGCGTCACTTTCCCGGACGGCTATGCGATCACGACTCCTGCCGACGTGCCCCAGATAGCGGGGCTGAAGGTGGAAGCGACACATACCGTGAGCAAGCGGGGTGGGCGCGTAATAGATAACTACTATTACAAGACGTGGCTGGACGGATTTCATGCTGTTACGTTGATCGTGAACTCAGACCCGAGCGTGACGCCGTCGTCTAGCCCGATCGACCCTGCCTTGGCTAAAGAGATTTTCACCGAGTCAGTGGCGCTCGTGCGCGGCCACTAG
- a CDS encoding SMI1/KNR4 family protein codes for MPRVLCGILVKLPDSLRDFYQNIHDGFTVDTGFGSVGLRRSQHFWTPADFGSVDDYEYLSDGNDDELYLPESEWPELDKLIEVCSDGANNRVCVDVSTNLDLGWTWIGGELTRSARPIWTLIDECLRYY; via the coding sequence ATGCCCCGCGTCCTCTGCGGAATACTGGTTAAACTTCCGGACTCGCTGCGCGATTTTTACCAAAACATCCATGATGGGTTTACGGTCGATACGGGGTTTGGGAGCGTCGGACTACGACGTTCTCAGCATTTCTGGACGCCGGCAGACTTCGGAAGCGTCGATGACTACGAGTATCTTTCTGATGGCAATGACGACGAGCTGTACCTACCTGAGTCTGAATGGCCCGAGCTGGACAAGCTAATAGAGGTTTGCTCAGACGGTGCCAACAACCGCGTTTGCGTTGACGTCTCGACAAACCTCGATCTCGGCTGGACGTGGATCGGCGGCGAGCTGACTCGATCAGCGCGACCAATATGGACACTTATCGATGAATGCTTGCGCTACTACTGA
- a CDS encoding GAP family protein, with product MTALLLTLVGFAFVDSLNVLNIGVMSAVVYASRLNRQSAVPGGVSFIAGVFAATTTFGLCAVLGLGLLTDLTDFTVTPTVRYRGEFVLGLVLIALAFFPLPAQAAAPGWAKVAMLHRPWLLGFVGAAVGLGQACTAVPYLTGLTMLAALQPRPPQWPLIVITYCIMALLPCTLVLALSTSRNTRAARAQRFLVRTVTRYAPMAMRVMFLIAGVALVADAVVHRCR from the coding sequence ATGACAGCGCTGCTGCTGACCTTGGTGGGGTTCGCTTTCGTGGATTCCCTCAACGTCCTGAACATCGGAGTCATGTCCGCGGTGGTCTACGCCAGTCGGCTGAACCGTCAATCCGCCGTTCCTGGTGGCGTGAGCTTCATCGCCGGTGTCTTCGCGGCGACAACCACTTTCGGCCTGTGCGCCGTGCTGGGCCTGGGCCTGCTGACAGACCTGACCGACTTCACTGTCACTCCGACGGTGAGGTATCGGGGCGAGTTCGTGTTGGGGTTGGTGCTGATCGCGTTGGCGTTCTTCCCACTACCTGCCCAAGCCGCCGCGCCGGGTTGGGCCAAGGTTGCGATGCTTCACCGCCCCTGGCTGCTGGGATTCGTCGGCGCCGCAGTGGGATTGGGGCAAGCATGCACGGCCGTGCCGTATCTGACCGGGCTGACCATGCTCGCCGCGCTGCAGCCACGACCGCCGCAGTGGCCGCTCATCGTGATCACCTACTGCATCATGGCGCTGCTTCCCTGCACGCTGGTCCTGGCGCTATCGACCAGCCGAAACACGCGAGCGGCCCGGGCGCAGCGATTCTTGGTGCGGACCGTCACCCGCTACGCGCCGATGGCGATGCGGGTCATGTTCCTGATCGCAGGAGTTGCGCTGGTCGCCGATGCGGTTGTTCACCGCTGCCGGTGA